A single region of the Podospora pseudopauciseta strain CBS 411.78 chromosome 1, whole genome shotgun sequence genome encodes:
- a CDS encoding hypothetical protein (MEROPS:MER0044357; COG:H; EggNog:ENOG503NXB4), whose amino-acid sequence MPSHISVEGEKPVYERITSQPENPFATLIPDQQIAIIPSFTLESGVTLRNVPVAYTTRGTLNPEGDNAMVICHALTGSADVSDWWGPLLGRAGRAFDVTRFFIVCMNSLGSPYGTASPVTAKDGDASKGNYGPEFPLTTIRDDVRLHKLLLDELGVKQVAAVIGGSLGGMFVLEWAYLGKEYVRCVVPIATSSRHSAWGISWGEAQRQSIYADPKYEDGYYSYEDPPVTGLGAARMAALLTYRSRNSFEARFGRNTPDPSKRQAIRERPDPTTPSEAHFHIHNDGHKWKRSPPRTNSQSENIPLSPSSNNGKSRADKAAEAEEAAPDPQFHGPAKESLTGGEVMPAQSTYFSAQSYLRYQGQKFVKRFDSNCYIAMTRKLDTHDVSRDRAPTVAEALALIQQPTLVLGIESDGLFTFAEQEELAAHIPDARLERIDSPEGHDAFLLQFEQVNRYILGFLKEVLPDIMEKDVGDQGVEEEGVGVVTKSSTFGEAEVGDITAW is encoded by the exons ATGCCGTCACACATCAGCGTTGAGGGCGAGAAGCCAGTATATG AAAGAATCACATCTCAGCCTGAGAATCCGTTCGCTACCCTCATCCCGGACCAGCAAATCGCCATTATTCCATCCTTCACCCTCGAGTCTGGAGTGACTCTGCGAAATGTACCTGTTGCCTACACCACGAGAGGCACTCTCAACCCGGAGGGCGACAATGCCATGGTCATCTGCCACGCTCTCACTGGCAGCGCCGATGTGAGCGACTGGTGGGGCCCTCTGCTGGGCCGGGCAGGGAGAGCCTTCGACGTAACTCGCTTCTTCATCGTATGCATGAACAGCCTGGGGAGCCCATACGGAACCGCCAGTCCCGTCACCGCCAAAGACGGAGATGCCTCCAAGGGCAACTACGGACCAGAATttcccctcaccaccatcagggATGATGTCAGGCTTCACAAGCTGCTCCTAGATGAATTGGGCGTCAAGCAGGTGGCAGCCGTGATCGGCGGCTCCCTCGGTGGCATGTTTGTGTTGGAATGGGCCTACCTCGGCAAGGAGTATGTGCGGTGCGTCGTCCCCATCGCCACCTCGAGCCGACACAGCGCCTGGGGCATCAGCTGGGGGGAAGCCCAACGGCAGTCCATCTACGCCGACCCCAAGTATGAGGATGGGTATTATTCCTATGAGGACCCACCCGTCACCGGTCTCGGAGCCGCGCGCATGGCCGCCTTGCTGACGTACCGGAGCCGAAACTCGTTCGAGGCACGATTCGGCCGCAACACCCCGGATCCCTCCAAGCGGCAGGCCATCCGTGAGAGGCCGgaccccaccaccccgtccGAAGCCCATTTCCACATCCACAATGACGGGCACAAGTGGAAGCGATCCCCGCCCCGGACTAACAGCCAGAGCGAAAATATCCCGCTTTCGCCTTCTTCCAACAATGGGAAAAGCAGGGCAGACAAGGCTGCAGAGGCGGAAGAGGCAGCCCCTGACCCTCAGTTTCACGGCCCAGCCAAGGAGAGCTTGACAGGAGGAGAGGTTATGCCCGCGCAATCCACTTACTTTTCCGCGCAGTCGTACCTCCGCTACCAGGGACAGAAGTTCGTCAAGCGCTTCGACAGCAACTGTTACATCGCCATGACCCGCAAGCTGGACACCCACGACGTGAGCCGCGACCGCGCCCCGACCGTTGCCGAGGCGCTGGCTTTGATTCAGCAACCTACTCTTGTTTTGGGTATCGAGAGCGACGGGTTGTTTACTTTTGCGGAGCAGGAAGAGCTGGCGGCACATATTCCTGATGCGAGATTGGAGAGGATAGACAGCCCGGAGGGGCACGATGCTTTCCTGTTGCAATTTGAGCAGGTGAATCGGTATATTCTTGGCTTTTTGAAGGAGGTGCTCCCAGATATTATGGAGAAGGATGTGGGTGATCAGGgagtggaggaagaaggggttggagttgtGACCAAGAGCAGCACGTTTGGGGAGGCAGAGGTGGGGGATATCACTGCTTGGTAG
- a CDS encoding hypothetical protein (COG:V; EggNog:ENOG503P4JE) gives MDMEREKSPIAEGVVRSAQTMRRAPEPPYIHIPALPGRSSNPTLSIDPFSDLNNSSGAGDYTEEELRELFSHLDTERAVDPSLHWQYAHRRLAQPILDFLYLGPASSVKDHDFLREKGITLIFGVADARYKGILRSIQRAAEEVGIATDSVDVPHMQSMIGLFGQAAQKINAHLIAAARSDPTGQRKGKVLVVCETGNDRSAVFVTAYLMTMFGLDLVQAVHFVVLQRFCVSLTDDDKTVLQTYQDILQAKRDVTRSRGQPQDGSQGQENVRSMIKRRLSRATSSVQPQQAQGSTEDAFMEVDGGYSDDLERFRGGDEAGQRRDFAPFVSREV, from the coding sequence ATGGACATGGAACGGGAAAAATCGCCCATCGCCGAAGGAGTGGTCCGCTCGGCACAAACCATGCGTCGCGCCCCTGAACCCCCATATATTCATATTCCCGCTCTCCCAGGACGGTCCAGCAACCCAACTCTGTCCATTGACCCTTTCTCGGATTTGAACAATTCCTCTGGTGCAGGTGATTACACAGAGGAGGAGCTCCGGGAGCTGTTTAGTCACCTCGACACCGAGCGAGCTGTCGATCCGTCTCTCCATTGGCAGTACGCCCACCGCCGGCTGGCTCAGCCCATCCTCGATTTTCTTTACCTCGGTCCCGCCAGCAGCGTCAAAGATCATGACTTTCTTCGAGAGAAGGGGATAACGCTCATTTTTGGCGTCGCGGACGCTCGGTACAAGGGGATTCTTCGAAGCATCCAGCGCGCCGCTGAAGAAGTAGGGATAGCGACTGACAGTGTTGACGTTCCTCACATGCAGAGCATGATCGGACTATTCGGGCAAGCTGCCCAAAAAATCAATGCTCACCTCATCGCTGCCGCGCGCTCTGATCCCACCGGTCAAAGGAAAGGCAAGGTCTTGGTGGTGTGTGAGACGGGAAACGACCGCTCTGCCGTTTTTGTGACGGCATACCTGATGACTATGTTTGGACTTGATCTTGTCCAGGCGGTTCACTTTGTTGTGCTGCAGCGGTTTTGCGTGTCACTTACAGACGATGACAAGACGGTCCTGCAGACGTATCAGGATATCCTACAGGCGAAAAGGGATGTGACGAGGAGTCGGGGTCAGCCACAGGATGGTAGCCAGGGGCAGGAAAATGTCAGGAGCATGATCAAGAGGAGGTTATCCAGGGCGACATCCTCCGTTCAGCCACAGCAGGCGCAGGGATCAACAGAGGATGCGTTcatggaggttgatggaggttATAGTGACGATTTGGAAAGATTCAGAGGTGGGGATGAGGCCGGGCAGAGAAGGGATTTTGCGCCGTTTGTGTCACGGGAGGTGTAG
- the SPO7 gene encoding Nem1-Spo7 phosphatase regulatory subunit (EggNog:ENOG503P0TE; COG:S), whose product MADTLDSIVKGAPLSSAAGLTSRNDLSKTSGVTTEPGPGGADEKSSSPTGDPLSHTPSSPSMIYLNLLILEASLRVQYLELRARRRHHTFFLSLLTIWTAGFGYALFLAPREDGSGVGGSVYWMVETTERMCFLGGVMTGLLVWLTGIWERGVRWPRRWFTVSNRGLRGFNCKLVVMKRPWWKEALSTIGWFLTYGVFSNNGSSYRFVDPTVLREVDRELNLSKDSHPSVHVTNWDEEKGGHEEDLAPGGDYVKLLLLAKPFSPSFRENWELYRAEYWERENERRALLRVKLKERDLRLRREHGGWLWWLPWRKVVDKPSQHHPEKVAHHPHHPRHAAVLGEHKRTRSGSGTMRRGSMNLGTPGSRSTTPTLEVDDQYLGVARKASTSSTASEKKRKKLGSASKTRPRVESRSVTPEITSPLAKESTPTKRV is encoded by the coding sequence ATGGCCGATACCCTTGACTCCATTGTCAAAGgcgcccccctctcctctgcGGCCGGCCTCACCTCCCGCAATGACCTCTCCAAAACAAGTGGTGTTACTACCGAACCGGGCCCAGGAGGCGCAGATGAGAAGTCATCGTCGCCAACGGGAGatcccctctcccacacgccgtcctccccatccatGATCTACCTCAACCTTTTGATACTCGAAGCCTCCCTGCGCGTGCAGTATCTCGAGCTCCGCGCCCGGCGCCGGCATCACACTTTCTTCCTCTCGCTGCTCACGATATGGACGGCTGGGTTTGGGTACGCACTCTTTCTGGCACCAAGAGAAGACGGCTCGGGCGTGGGCGGGTCGGTATACTGGATGGTGGAAACAACAGAAAGGATGTGCTTCCTGGGTGGCGTCATGACCGGACTGCTTGTCTGGCTGACTGGGATCTGGGAAAGGGGCGTGAGGTGGCCGAGAAGGTGGTTTACGGTCAGCAACAGGGGGCTGAGGGGGTTCAACTGTAAGTTGGTGGTTATGAAAAGGCCGTGGTGGAAGGAGGCGCTGAGCACAATCGGCTGGTTTTTGACGTATGGTGTGTTTTCGAACAATGGGAGTTCTTACCGGTTTGTGGACCCGACcgtgttgagggaggtggataGGGAGTTGAATTTGAGCAAGGACTCGCATCCGAGTGTACATGTCACAAATTGGGatgaggaaaagggggggcatGAAGAGGACCTGGCACCGGGTGGGGATTATGTCAAgcttctgctgctggcgaAGCCGTTCTCGCCCAGCTTCCGGGAGAACTGGGAGTTGTACAGGGCGGAGTACTGGGAAAGGGAGAACGAAAGGCGTGCTTTGTTGAGGGTGAAGCTTAAGGAGAGGGACCTCAGGCTGCGAAGGGAACACGGgggttggctttggtggcttCCCTGGCGCAAGGTGGTGGACAAACCGTCGCAGCACCATCCCGAGAAGGTAGCCCATCAtccacaccaccctcgccatgCGGCAGTATTGGGTGAACACAAGCGGACGAGGAGCGGGAGTGGCACCatgagaagaggaagcatGAACCTGGGAACACCAGGATCGCGAAGCACGACACCAACGCTCGAGGTTGACGACCAATATCTCGGTGTCGCACGAAAGGCAAGCACATCTTCTACGGCGTCTGAAAAGAAGCGGAAGAAGCTAGGCTCGGCCAGCAAAACACGACCTCGTGTGGAATCGAGGTCGGTGACGCCCGAAATAACGTCGCCCTTGGCCAAAGAGTCGACGCCGACGAAAAGAGTATAG
- a CDS encoding hypothetical protein (EggNog:ENOG503NWMD; COG:S; MEROPS:MER0011785): MLKSTNPTSLLLRIPKLASSVFAGPPSEKTGTASPSKESSSRMSTESVSASTDTSSSIPPPTTQPLLFPTHRKKNPSHQYHPQHHAEGAPRKHTPRMMAFPLGYKEAAHQWWTSLSSRQAEQNVLSFMPHVREATGPSVGARLLDLANTDPFGQRVWRSSMVQLSGKNRALNEFSIEREGEDVDNTLVMLHGYGAGLGFFYKNFEPLTRLPGWKLYALDMLGMGNSSRPPFKVHAKTQKEKIAEAESWFIDALEEWRKIRKLEKFTLMGHSMGGYLAVSYALKYPGHLNKLILVSPVGIPEDPWAVNADMPEPETSTMAAEFTQDQESIVHQTPAGQNAEYVNAKASDKESVASQPNTSTTPPKRPLPGWLVWLWDANVSPFSIVRFAGPLGPRFVSGWTARRFNHLPSPEKQALHDYSYALFRQRGSGEYALPYLLAPGAYARSPVINRIQDVGRQVISPKTETTPEVKEHGFPIVFMYGENDWMDVAGGYAAEEKIKKRIEKELLEEGGAEKENGSVKVVVVRKAGHHLYVDNPEEFNEVVRRELKETMMVNQRRRN; this comes from the exons ATGCTCAAGTCTACTAACCCTACAAGTCTTTTGCTGCGTATTCCTAAGCTCGCCTCGTCCGTGTTTGCCGGTCCGCCCTCGGAAAAGACTGGAACAGCAAGTCCCTCAAAGGAGTCGAGCAGCCGCATGTCCACCGAATCGGTCTCTGCCTCTACGGATACTTCTTCCTCGATCCCGCCACCTACAACACAacctctccttttccctaCGCACCGCAAAAAGAACCCGTCGCATCAATATCACCCTCAGCACCACGCTGAAGGTGCACCGAGAAAACACACGCCCAGAATGATGGCATTTCCCCTAGGTTACAAGGAGGCGGCGCACCAATGG TGGACTAGCCTATCATCGCGACAAGCCGAACAGAATGTACTCTCATTTATGCCTCACGTTCGCGAAGCCACCGGCCCAAGTGTCGGCGCGCGCCTCCTAGATCTCGCCAACACCGATCCTTTCGGCCAGCGAGTCTGGCGATCATCAATGGTGCAGCTGTCGGGGAAGAACCGTGCCCTGAATGAGTTCTCAATCGAAAGAGAGGGCGAAGATGTGGACAACACCCTCGTCATGCTGCACGGATACGGCGCCGGGCTGGGTTTTTTCTACAAGAACTTTGAACCCCTCACCAGATTACCTGGTTGGAAATTATACGCGCTGGATATGCTAGGGATGGGCAACTCCTCCCGCCCGCCGTTCAAGGTCCACGCCAAAAcacaaaaagagaaaatcGCCGAGGCCGAGAGTTGGTTCATTGACGCGCTCGAAGAATGGCGCAAGATTCGCAAGCTCGAAAAGTTCACATTGATGGGTCATTCAATGGGCGGCTACCTCGCTGTTTCTTACGCCCTCAAGTACCCCGGCCACCTCAACAAACTGATTTTGGTGTCTCCGGTAGGGATCCCGGAGGATCCCTGGGCAGTCAACGCCGACATGCCCGAGCCCGAAACCTCCACCATGGCAGCCGAGTTCACCCAGGACCAGGAAAGCATCGTCCACCAAACCCCCGCTGGCCAAAACGCCGAGTATGTCAACGCGAAAGCCAGCGACAAGGAATCCGTCGCTTCCCAgcccaacacctccaccacgcCCCCCAAGCGACCCCTTCCAGGGTGGCTGGTCTGGCTCTGGGACGCAAACGTCTCCCCGTTTAGCATCGTCCGCTTTGCCGGGCCGTTGGGTCCCCGGTTCGTCTCGGGGTGGACAGCCCGCCGGTTCAACCACCTGCCCTCGCCTGAAAAGCAAGCATTGCACGATTACTCTTATGCTCTGTTCCGCCAGCGTGGGTCGGGCGAGTATGCCCTGCCGTATCTCCTCGCTCCGGGGGCGTATGCCAGATCACCAGTCATCAACCGCATTCAGGACGTCGGCCGGCAGGTCATCTCCCCCAAGACGGAAACCACCCCAGAAGTAAAAGAGCACGGTTTCCCGATTGTGTTCATGTATGGAGAAAACGACTGGATGGATGTTGCTGGGGGGTATGCCGCCGAAGAAAAGATCAAAAAGAGAATAGAGAAAGAATTGCtagaggaagggggagcggagaaggagaatgGGAGTGTAaaggttgttgtggtgaggaaggcggGGCATCATCTCTATGTGGATAACCCCGAGGAGTTTAATGAAGTTgtgaggagggagttgaaggagacgatgatggtgaatcagaggaggaggaattag